Within Mongoliitalea daihaiensis, the genomic segment GTAAAGGTGCAATGATTTATCAAAATGGAAAAGTATTCAGACATGCTGGTTATCAAGTAAAAGTAGCAGATACTGTAGGTTCAGGTGATGCTTTTTTAAGTGGTTTTGTAAAAAGCTATTTGGACGGTAGGGAGCCTATGGAAATTTTGGATTTTGCCTGTGCTTTGGGGGCATATGTTGCTACTCAGAAGGGGGGAACTCCTAGGTATAGCTTAGACGATGTGGATGCTGTGCGAAGGGCTTTGTAACCAAGCCCTTCAAAATAAAATAGTAATTTTTCCTGAATTTAGTATCGATTGTTGACTGGAAATTGGATAGTTTTTTCAAGTCAGTTTGTGTAGTTCAACTACATAGTTGAGTGTGTTTTTTAATCAATCGATGGTTTCCATTCAATCATATAATGACACTTGGATCCATATCAGCTCGTAGAAGCAATACTTCCTCCCCTAAATTCCACCATTTTATATATAAGTTATTCTAAATGTTTTTACAAGACTAGTATTTAAAATGATAAATACTTTGTGTCGTTCATTTCTTTTTTTGAGGGCTTTATCTACAATTTTGGTATGCTGATTCAAGCCAAAAAACTTTTTGAGCGTATTAATGCGTCTTATAGCTCAAATAAAAATTATTAATCTATGTTTACTCACATTTCATTCAAAAAAGCGGCTTTCAGCGCTTTTATGCTACTTTTGTTAGCAACAGCTTCTTTTGCACAGCGAACTGGTCAGCAGGTAAAAGACGCTAAAAAGGCCTTATATGATGATCCCAAGTGGAGAAAAGAAAACTACATCATCAACAGAGATTCGGCCTATGCCAACCCATACTTCGCCCTACAAAAATTACGATGGGGAAATCAACGATTTACAGAGAGTAGAAGCATTCACCCAAGGCAAGATGCTGATGTCATCAATGAATTAGCCAAAGGACAGCAACCATTTGCGACAATCGTAGGCTGTAGTGACTCTAGAGTATCTGCAGAAATCTTATTTGATCAAGGTTTTGGAGATCTTTTTGTAACGCGGACAGCAGGTCAGGTAATGGCGCAAGCTTCCTATGGTACGATTGAATTTGCATCTGCTGCTTTGGGTACTAAACTAATCTTGGTTTTGGGTCATTCCAAGTGTGGTGCTGTAGAGGCTGCCATTAGTCTTCCTGAAAACCCTCCAGGTCATATTGCAACCTTGATCAACAGTATTAAACCTGCAACCAAACGATATTTTGGAGTGAGTGATAATTTACTAGCATTTGCTGTACGTCAAAATGTGATCAATCAGGTCAACGAATTGAGAGAATTGGAACCGGTATTATCCAGAATGTACCAAAGAGGAGAAATCCTAATCGTAGGTGGTGTTTACGATTTAGCTACTGGTAAAGTGGAATTTTTGGAAGAAACTATGGTTGACTTACCATCAACAAAGTTTTCCCAGAAAGATATCATGGGCTTGTAAGTCAATCCATCAAAAAAAGCTATCACAAGCATCTTAAAAATTCATGAAAAAAAGTACGTACTCTCATTAACAACTCCGTAAATATGGTTGCTGATGATTTGCAAAAATGGAGGATTTTTAGAGGACAAAAGTCACCAAGAGGAGAGGGGATATCTACTAATTTCGTGCGCTATTACAAGAGCTTGTTCGTGAGACAGCTTTTTTAGAAATTAAGGTTATGCTAAAAAAGGCAGCTTCAATTATATGGATTGTTTTCCTAATTGGAACGAATCCGGTTTTTGCTCAAATATCAGAACCAGGTAATTGGTTAATATATTTCGGCAATCAGAATTTCGCCAACAATAAATGGGTCTGGCATAATGAAATCCAATACAGAGATTATAGCTTACTGGGGTCTAAAGAACAGCTTCTGCTTCGTACAGGAGTTGGTAGATATCTCACAGAAAACAATAATCTAGTCTCAGGTGGGTATGCTTTTATCAGTACCCGACCTCAGGGTATGGAAGATGGATTAGTAGTAATTGATGATGCAAACGCCTTTCAAGAGCATAGACTGTGGCAGCAATATCTGACCAGACAGCCTATTGGGAAAGTTGTGCTAACACATCGCTATCGGTTTGAACAGCGATTCTTCAATGACGGGGATTTCCGCTTGCGAGGGAGGTATTTCTTAGCGGCCAACATACCATTGAATAATCAATTGATGATGGAAAAGACTTATTATTTGTCTTTTTATAATGAAGTCTTCCTAAATGTGACTGATGATACTTCAGTGGCGCTCTTTGATCGAAATCGGCTATTTGGAGCCATAGGTTATCAAGTCAATAGAGGTGTCCGAGTGGAAGTGGGACTGATGCATCAAACGCTTAACAACAGGGATTTTTCCCGAACACAATTACAATTTATAATTTTCAATAATCTTCCGTTCAAAAAATAAGGTAGAAACATTCAGAGGTAACGCCAACCATGGATTCATGTCTGCGCTACCTCTGTTTTTTGTGTTTATTTCAAGCGTTTCAATCCTTTGGTTTCTTCTTTGCTGGCTTCCATAATGCTAATAGCATATCCACCTCCTGAAGCTGTCTGCTGATTTAGCTTGGACTTATTGGTTACAATTACTTTTCGAATGGTATATGCCTGCGCATTATTTCTAAAATGCGCATCTTTCGCATCTGCATAAATCGTTGCGATATAAATCTTTTCCGGATCAAGGAAGTCAAAGTTAACTGTAGAAGTTCGAACTGGGACTCCATTGACATTGCCTACAAACCAATTATTACTTCCCTTTTCTTTTCTCGCGATAGTCACAAAGTATCCCGGCTCTGCTTCTAAGTATTTACTTGTTTCCCACTCTACGGGTACATCTTTGATAAATTGGAAAGCATCCATGAAACGTTCATAATTTTCAGGCAGATCAGCTGCCATCTGAAGCGGGCTGTAAAGCGTTACATATAAGCCCAACTGGTTGGCTATGGTGCTATTGACCCATGAGTTGTTTTCGGGATTTACTTTGCTGATATCCATTTCAAAAATCCCTGGCGTGTAGTCCATAGGTCCTCCAATCTGTCGGGTGAAGGGCAATACCGTATGGTGATTAGGTTTGCTTCCTCCAAAGGCTTGATACTCCTGACCTCTAGCTGATTCATTGGCAATCAAATTAGGCCATGTTCTTGCTACTCCCGTGGGTCTTACTGCCTCATGAGCATTGACCATGATTTGATATTCAGCTGCCTTTTCTACAGCAAATTGGTAGTGATTGACCAGCCATTGACTGTAATGGTTTTCGCCTCTTGGAAGAATATCTCCTACGTAGCCAGATTTAACGGAATTATAACCATTATCTTTCATAAATTGATAGGCTCTATCCAAATGACGCTCATAATTGCGGACCGAGGAGGATGTCTCATGGTGCATAACCAATTCCACTCCTTTGGATTTGGCATAATCTCTTAGATAAGGCAGGTCGAAATCGGGGTAAGGAGTCAAGAAATCGAATACATAATCTTTGGAGTTTCCAAACCAATCTTCCCAACCAATATTCCAGCCTTCCACCAAGACACCTCTAAAACCATGTTCAGCAGCAAAATCAATATGACGTACCACATTGTTCGTATTTGCTCCATGGCGTCCGTTAGGAAGCACCTTGGTATAATCTGTTTCTCCTAATTTGACGGCGGGTAATTCATCTGTATAAGCCCATGAGCTTTTTCCAGTGATCATTTCCCACCAAACACCGATGTACTTCATAGGTTTGATCCAAGAAGTATCTTCGATTTTGCTAGGCTCATTTAAGTTGTAAGTCATCCGGGAAGCCAAAATATCTCGTGCATCATCCGATACAATGACAGTCCTCCATGGACTGTTGAAAGGAGATTGCAAATACCCTTTATCACCAATAGCATCTGGAGTCAACCACGACTGAAAAATCATGCGCGTATCATCCAAATCAAGGTGCATAGTGGAATAATCAATCAATGCTGCCTCATGAAGGTTGATGTACAAGCCATCATCACTTTTCATCATCAGCGATGTTTGCACGCCTGTCGTAGAAAAGGGCTTTTGAGATAAGTTACCCGTAATAGCTTTTTCCATCAATCCTCTGATTTCAGAGAGTTTGGATTCGGTATAATCATATTCTTGTGTATCGTAGTCTCCTGGGATCCAAAAGGCAGTATGATCGCCGGCCATAGCGAATTGTGTCAACTCTTCTTTGATAACAAAATGCCCCAAGTTAGGCTGGGAAGGAAACTCATACCGAAAGCCTAAGCCATCGTCAAATACTCGGAAACGAATATGGATGGCCCGGTCAGTGCTTTCTTGGTTTAAAGCTACCAATAGTTCCTTGTAGTGGTTCCGAATGCTTGTTTCTTCTCCCCACACTGGT encodes:
- a CDS encoding DUF2490 domain-containing protein, which translates into the protein MLKKAASIIWIVFLIGTNPVFAQISEPGNWLIYFGNQNFANNKWVWHNEIQYRDYSLLGSKEQLLLRTGVGRYLTENNNLVSGGYAFISTRPQGMEDGLVVIDDANAFQEHRLWQQYLTRQPIGKVVLTHRYRFEQRFFNDGDFRLRGRYFLAANIPLNNQLMMEKTYYLSFYNEVFLNVTDDTSVALFDRNRLFGAIGYQVNRGVRVEVGLMHQTLNNRDFSRTQLQFIIFNNLPFKK
- a CDS encoding glycoside hydrolase family 97 protein; this encodes MKRNYWLLLILLWAVHAHAQEVSSPNGNVALNFSVENGQAVYALTYKGKAVIKPSTLGFEIKNQEPLADGFTLLSSSINSFDETWTPVWGEETSIRNHYKELLVALNQESTDRAIHIRFRVFDDGLGFRYEFPSQPNLGHFVIKEELTQFAMAGDHTAFWIPGDYDTQEYDYTESKLSEIRGLMEKAITGNLSQKPFSTTGVQTSLMMKSDDGLYINLHEAALIDYSTMHLDLDDTRMIFQSWLTPDAIGDKGYLQSPFNSPWRTVIVSDDARDILASRMTYNLNEPSKIEDTSWIKPMKYIGVWWEMITGKSSWAYTDELPAVKLGETDYTKVLPNGRHGANTNNVVRHIDFAAEHGFRGVLVEGWNIGWEDWFGNSKDYVFDFLTPYPDFDLPYLRDYAKSKGVELVMHHETSSSVRNYERHLDRAYQFMKDNGYNSVKSGYVGDILPRGENHYSQWLVNHYQFAVEKAAEYQIMVNAHEAVRPTGVARTWPNLIANESARGQEYQAFGGSKPNHHTVLPFTRQIGGPMDYTPGIFEMDISKVNPENNSWVNSTIANQLGLYVTLYSPLQMAADLPENYERFMDAFQFIKDVPVEWETSKYLEAEPGYFVTIARKEKGSNNWFVGNVNGVPVRTSTVNFDFLDPEKIYIATIYADAKDAHFRNNAQAYTIRKVIVTNKSKLNQQTASGGGYAISIMEASKEETKGLKRLK
- a CDS encoding carbonic anhydrase, coding for MFTHISFKKAAFSAFMLLLLATASFAQRTGQQVKDAKKALYDDPKWRKENYIINRDSAYANPYFALQKLRWGNQRFTESRSIHPRQDADVINELAKGQQPFATIVGCSDSRVSAEILFDQGFGDLFVTRTAGQVMAQASYGTIEFASAALGTKLILVLGHSKCGAVEAAISLPENPPGHIATLINSIKPATKRYFGVSDNLLAFAVRQNVINQVNELRELEPVLSRMYQRGEILIVGGVYDLATGKVEFLEETMVDLPSTKFSQKDIMGL